A window from Peromyscus eremicus chromosome 1, PerEre_H2_v1, whole genome shotgun sequence encodes these proteins:
- the Fgfbp3 gene encoding fibroblast growth factor-binding protein 3 — MATAGRNPPRPRASPSPLRLLLLLLGCCLLAAARKDKGAAGREAAPASGPTGGSSGRFVSPEQHACSWQLLVPAPGTPTGGELALRCQAPGGARLHCAYRGHPERCATSGARRSHYWRRLLGALRRKPQPCQDPAPLPPRLCARKKAGAELQPLAHPTLSARPAQQPRPRARSRARPRQPVRSPSSPPEEKPSRAKTSAGRRKAGSDRVPEPPAVAELQPDGLDQNAELTETYCAEKWHSLCNFFVNFWNG; from the coding sequence ATGGCCACCGCAGGCAGGAATCCTCCGAGGCCGCGGGCGTCGCCCTCGCCgctgaggctgctgctgctgctgctgggatgCTGCCTCCTCGCGGCTGCCCGGAAGGACAAGGGGGCTGCGGGTAGGGAGGCGGCCCCGGCCTCGGGCCCCACGGGCGGTTCCTCGGGTCGCTTCGTGAGCCCAGAGCAGCACGCGTGCAGCTGGCAGCTCCTGGTGCCAGCCCCGGGGACGCCGACGGGCGGCGAGCTGGCCCTGCGCTGCCAGGCCCCGGGCGGGGCTCGCCTGCACTGCGCCTACCGCGGGCATCCCGAGCGCTGCGCGACCTCCGGCGCCCGGCGCTCGCACTACTGGAGGCGGCTGCTGGGCGCGCTGCGTAGGAAGCCGCAACCCTGCCAGGACCCCGCGCCGCTGCCACCGCGCCTGTGCGCCCGCAAGAAGGCTGGCGCCGAGCTGCAACCACTCGCCCACCCCACCCTGTCCGCGCGTCCAGCCCAGCAGCCCCGGCCCAGGGCGCGGAGCCGGGCTCGGCCGCGACAGCCGGTGCGCTCCCCGAGCTCGCCGCCCGAGGAGAAGCCCTCGAGGGCGAAGACCAGCGCGGGCCGGAGGAAGGCGGGCTCGGACCGGGTCCCGGAGCCTCCCGCGGTGGCCGAGCTCCAGCCCGACGGGCTGGACCAGAACGCCGAGCTCACCGAGACCTACTGCGCCGAGAAGTGGCACTCCCTCTGCAACTTCTTTGTCAATTTCTGGAATGGCTGA